In the Vitis vinifera cultivar Pinot Noir 40024 chromosome 2, ASM3070453v1 genome, one interval contains:
- the LOC100250178 gene encoding glycosyl hydrolase 5 family protein yields MFAKMGMKTLHVILLIFLSLFGAFCYSLPLSTRGRWIVDSETGSRVKLTCLNWAAHIDTMVTEGLHTQPIKDIVAKVTLMGFNCIRLTYATFMWTRPDYGNKTVAQSLDSMNLTQAREGIARNNPQLLNLSLQDAYEAVVDAIGANGLMLVLDNHVSKPMWCCASEDGNGFFGDMFFDPKEWIEGLTQVASRFKGKPQVVAMSMRNELRGPRQNLPDWYTNMTEGAKAIHSTNPDVLVLVSGLNFDLDLSFLNTTPFGLTLDNKVVYEAHWYSFDFTQQWQTQPLNRVCGQCADEFQREAAFLITGDNAAPLILSEFGVDVRGVNQDDNRYFNCLLPTVADKDLDWALWTLQGSYYYREGKAGPEEVYSVLDYNWDKPRDPKYLERLTILQQTIQDPNSIALSYYVLVHPESGFCVNVEGQDNVHGSSCRERSKWSHSGDGSPIQLVGSELCLKAVGDGVPVALSTDCKSPWATWKLVSDSMLHIAAMDEQGNSLCLESTSSNYSSILTRSCACLNNETNCDPQSQWFRLVPSNLS; encoded by the exons ATGTTTGCAAAGATGGGGATGAAAACTCTGCACGTCattctcttgatttttctctCTCTGTTTGGAGCCTTCTGTTATTCACTGCCTCTTTCAACTAGGGGAAGATGGATAGTCGACAGTGAAACTGGGAGTCGTGTGAAGCTGACCTGCTTGAATTGGGCTGCCCACATAGATACAATGGTGACAGAGGGTCTTCACACACAGCCCATAAAAGATATTGTTGCTAAGGTGACTTTAATGGGGTTCAACTGCATCCGTCTCACGTATGCAACCTTCATGTGGACAAGACCAGACTACGGCAACAAGACTGTGGCTCAGTCTCTTGATTCTATGAATCTCACCCAGGCCAGGGAAGGGATAGCTCGGAACAATCCCCAGCTGTTGAATCTCAGCCTTCAGGATGCCTATGAAGCTGTTGTTGATGCGATTGGAGCAAATGGTCTCATGCTTGTGCTTGATAACCATGTTAGCAAGCCCATGTGGTGCTGCGCCTCAGAGGATGGAAATGGTTTCTTTGGAGACATGTTCTTCGACCCCAAGGAATGGATAGAGGGTCTAACACAGGTCGCGAGCCGGTTCAAGGGGAAACCtcag GTGGTGGCAATGAGCATGAGGAATGAGTTACGAGGCCCACGCCAGAACCTGCCGGATTGGTATACTAACATGACAGAAGGAGCAAAAGCAATCCACAGCACCAACCCAGATGTGCTTGTGCTCGTTTCAGGCTTGAATTTCGACTTGGACCTCAGCTTCTTGAACACCACACCATTCGGACTGACACTAGACAACAAGGTGGTGTATGAGGCGCACTGGTACTCCTTCGACTTCACCCAGCAATGGCAGACTCAGCCCCTGAACCGGGTTTGCGGCCAGTGCGCAGATGAGTTCCAGAGGGAAGCAGCTTTCCTTATCACCGGCGATAACGCGGCTCCTCTTATTCTCAGCGAGTTTGGCGTTGATGTAAGGGGAGTAAACCAGGATGATAACCGATACTTCAACTGCTTGCTTCCCACTGTTGCTGACAAGGACTTGGACTGGGCGCTGTGGACTCTGCAAGGCAGCTATTATTACAGAGAGGGGAAGGCCGGGCCTGAAGAGGTATACTCTGTCCTGGATTACAACTGGGACAAGCCCCGAGATCCAAAATATCTAGAGAGATTGACCATCCTCCAACAAACTATCCAAG ATCCAAACTCGATTGCTTTATCATACTACGTACTTGTACACCCCGAAAGTGGGTTTTGCGTGAATGTTGAAGGACAGGACAACGTTCATGGAAGCAGCTGCCGAGAGCGGAGTAAATGGAGTCACAGCGGAGATGGGTCGCCGATTCAGCTGGTGGGTAGTGAGCTGTGCCTGAAGGCTGTTGGTGATGGAGTTCCCGTGGCACTTTCTACTGATTGTAAGAGCCCATGGGCGACTTGGAAACTGGTTTCAGACTCGATGCTTCATATAGCTGCTATGGATGAACAAGGGAACTCGCTGTGTTTAGAATCCACAAGTTCAAACTACTCTTCAATTCTGACAAGGAGTTGTGCTTGTTTAAATAATGAGACTAACTGTGATCCTCAGAGCCAGTGGTTTAGGCTTGTTCCTTCCAATTTATCCTAG
- the LOC100255348 gene encoding uncharacterized protein LOC100255348 — MLIHRHRQILTNALHLRHFSQSAAAAVLQDPLEPPPLTYLEGFPRPDPKFAEIIRAIPRTISGKNISAKERKVGRVPSIVFEQEDGQHGGNKRLISVKTNQIRKLVNHLGRSFFLSRLFDLEVGPHFESNEVIEKVRVLPRKLHLHAGTDAVLNVTFIRAPSHALLKVDVPLVFRGEDVSPGLKKGAYLNTIKRTVKYLCPADIIPPYIDVDLSELDAGQKIVMGDLKVHPALKLLRSKDEPVCKIMGTRVSDQRKSK, encoded by the exons ATGCTGATCCACCGCCATCGCCAAATCCTTACGAACGCCCTTCACCTCCGCCACTTCTCCCAATCTGCTGCCGCCGCGGTTCTCCAGGACCCCCTCGAACCACCACCGCTTACGTACCTGGAAGGCTTCCCTAGACCCGATCCCAAATTCGCGGAAATCATACGCGCCATCCCTCGTACCATCTCCGGCAAGAACATCTCTGCCAAGGAGCGGAAAGTCGGCCGCGTCCCCAGCATTGTGTTCGAGCAAGAAGACGGTCAACACGGCGGCAACAAGCGACTCATTTCTGTGAAGACCAACCAGATTCGAAAGCTCGTCAACCACCTGGGCCGGTCTTTCTTTTTGTCGCGTTTGTTTGATCTCGAAGTCGGACCCCATTTTGAGTCCAATGAGGTCATCGAGAAAGTTCGGGTTTTGCCTCGAAAG CTTCATCTGCATGCAGGCACGGATGCAGTGCTTAATGTGACCTTTATAAGGGCCCCTTCTCACGCATTATTGAAGGTTGATGTTCCTCTTGTTTTTAGGGGAGAAGATGTGTCTCCTGGATTGAAAAAAG GGGCATATTTGAATACCATAAAAAGGACTGTTAAGTACCTTTGTCCAGCAGATATCATCCCTCCATATATTGATGTAGATCTAAGCGAGTTGGATGCGGGGCAGAAGATAGTTATGGGGGACCTCAAAGTTCATCCAGCTTTGAAGCTTCTTCGGTCAAAAGATGAACCAGTTTGTAAGATTATGGGAACAAGGGTTTCTGACCAAAGGAAATCTAAATAA